A portion of the Deinococcus apachensis DSM 19763 genome contains these proteins:
- a CDS encoding CBS and ACT domain-containing protein, which yields MLVSDWMTKGPITVTPDTPVMDALKILKERGFRRLPVMDGDRLVGITTRKDLKDAMPSKATTLSVWELNYLLSKLTVSEMMARPVITADESEHMEDAALRMQEYGVGGLPVLDGSGKMTGIITITDVLRAFIDIMGLKEGGVRLTLDMPDQPGSLARAADAAQPSNIISVATYGHRDQGGQPRRRFVMRVTGEGAREARTRAREAGIDVLE from the coding sequence ATGCTTGTCAGCGACTGGATGACCAAAGGCCCCATCACCGTGACCCCCGACACCCCGGTCATGGACGCCCTGAAAATTCTGAAGGAACGGGGCTTTCGCCGCCTGCCCGTCATGGACGGAGACCGGCTGGTGGGGATCACCACCCGTAAGGACCTCAAGGACGCAATGCCCAGCAAGGCGACCACCCTCAGCGTGTGGGAGCTGAACTACCTGCTGAGCAAGCTGACCGTGAGCGAGATGATGGCCCGTCCCGTGATCACCGCTGACGAGAGCGAGCACATGGAGGACGCCGCCCTGCGGATGCAGGAGTACGGGGTGGGCGGCCTGCCCGTGCTGGACGGCTCGGGAAAGATGACCGGCATCATCACCATCACTGACGTGCTGCGCGCCTTTATCGACATCATGGGACTCAAGGAGGGCGGCGTGCGCCTGACCCTCGACATGCCCGACCAGCCGGGCAGCCTCGCGCGTGCCGCCGATGCCGCGCAGCCCAGCAACATCATCAGCGTGGCGACCTACGGCCACCGCGACCAGGGTGGGCAGCCCCGCCGCCGCTTCGTGATGCGCGTGACCGGCGAGGGTGCCCGGGAAGCCCGCACCCGGGCGCGCGAGGCGGGCATCGACGTGCTGGAGTAG
- a CDS encoding aminotransferase class V-fold PLP-dependent enzyme has product MTDASHLPLNRQRLIAPGPVEVEPRVLLELARPQMHHRAPEGIEVLMEARAKLTQLLGDPYDAVITTSSGTGAFEGALTSLTPEGAKVVNAQAGKFSERWGDMSERLGYHTVRVAKPWGELLDPEEVADAAKDAHTLLVTHSETSTGALHDLAAIVAAARAQNPDLIVIADCITSYGVTELRPAAWGVDAIVSGSQKGTATPPGLGFVLFSPEVQDRMVPATGRGFYLDLTRELKGQKAGNTPQTPAINLISALSLALDRLLAVPLEVLWAEKRRQADALIAAGSALGAPAWAARTSPAVAVLRPPVPLTGRQVAARLAEMGQRALPGQAPFEDAVFRVSTLGYADRYDALGIAGMLEDCFESLDVRFERGAAVRAAWEALGERRQAEVAAPR; this is encoded by the coding sequence ATGACCGACGCCTCCCACCTGCCCCTGAACCGCCAACGCCTGATCGCGCCCGGCCCGGTCGAGGTCGAGCCGCGCGTGCTGCTGGAACTCGCCCGCCCGCAGATGCACCACCGCGCCCCCGAAGGCATTGAGGTACTGATGGAGGCGCGGGCCAAGCTGACCCAACTCCTGGGCGACCCGTATGACGCGGTGATCACCACCAGCAGCGGTACCGGGGCGTTCGAGGGCGCCCTGACCAGCCTCACGCCGGAGGGGGCCAAGGTCGTGAACGCGCAGGCCGGGAAGTTCAGCGAACGCTGGGGCGACATGAGCGAGCGCCTGGGCTACCACACGGTACGGGTGGCGAAACCCTGGGGCGAGTTGCTTGACCCCGAGGAGGTCGCGGACGCGGCCAAAGATGCCCACACCCTGCTCGTTACCCACAGTGAAACAAGTACCGGCGCCCTGCACGACCTCGCGGCCATCGTGGCAGCGGCACGGGCGCAGAACCCGGACCTCATCGTGATCGCCGACTGCATCACCTCCTACGGGGTGACCGAACTCCGGCCCGCCGCCTGGGGAGTGGATGCCATCGTAAGCGGGAGCCAGAAGGGCACCGCCACGCCCCCCGGCCTGGGCTTCGTGCTGTTCAGCCCGGAGGTGCAGGACCGGATGGTGCCTGCCACTGGGCGGGGCTTCTACCTCGACCTGACGCGCGAGCTGAAGGGGCAGAAGGCCGGGAACACGCCGCAGACGCCCGCTATCAACCTGATCTCAGCTCTCTCGCTCGCCCTCGACCGCCTCCTCGCCGTGCCGCTGGAGGTGCTGTGGGCTGAGAAGCGGCGGCAGGCGGACGCGCTGATCGCCGCTGGAAGTGCGCTCGGCGCCCCCGCTTGGGCCGCGCGAACTTCACCTGCCGTCGCGGTGCTGCGCCCCCCCGTCCCCCTAACTGGGCGGCAGGTCGCGGCCCGCCTCGCCGAGATGGGGCAGCGGGCGCTTCCCGGCCAGGCACCCTTTGAAGACGCCGTGTTCCGCGTCTCCACCCTGGGCTACGCCGACCGCTACGACGCCCTGGGGATCGCGGGGATGCTGGAGGACTGCTTCGAGAGCCTGGACGTTCGCTTTGAGCGCGGCGCGGCAGTGCGGGCAGCCTGGGAGGCTCTGGGGGAGAGGCGGCAGGCCGAGGTTGCTGCCCCCCGCTGA
- a CDS encoding electron transfer flavoprotein subunit alpha/FixB family protein codes for MILIVAEHAGGQLAKSTLEMVTAARESGREGPVTVLVLGQNVAEVANAAAAFADQVLVADLPGLATYNAEVWAAATAQIAQEGEAHTVIIGGSRSGREYAPRVAVKLDAPYLEDAIALKANGNALQAQRYTYLARVTETVEAEAPVIVVTVKPGSFAPAAAAAAGEQYDVELDLPAPRIEVTGRSLEKSSRVALTEADVIVTGGRGVGSPENFATYVEGLADRLGAGVGATRAVVDAGWRPYAEQVGQTGKTVQPKAYVALGVSGAVQHLSGMGKSKYIVAINKDAEAPIFKVADYGIVGDVNQIVPALIEAARK; via the coding sequence ATGATCCTGATCGTCGCCGAACATGCGGGCGGACAGCTCGCCAAGTCCACCCTTGAAATGGTCACCGCTGCCCGCGAGTCGGGGCGGGAGGGGCCGGTCACCGTCCTCGTCCTGGGCCAGAACGTCGCGGAGGTCGCCAACGCCGCTGCGGCCTTCGCCGACCAGGTCCTCGTCGCGGACCTTCCGGGGCTCGCCACCTACAACGCCGAGGTGTGGGCCGCGGCGACCGCCCAGATCGCGCAGGAGGGCGAGGCGCACACGGTCATCATCGGCGGCAGCCGCTCGGGCCGCGAGTACGCTCCCCGCGTGGCCGTGAAGCTCGACGCCCCCTACCTGGAGGACGCCATCGCCTTGAAGGCGAACGGGAACGCCCTCCAAGCCCAGCGCTACACCTACCTGGCCCGCGTGACCGAGACAGTCGAGGCGGAGGCGCCCGTGATCGTCGTGACCGTGAAGCCCGGCTCCTTTGCACCGGCCGCCGCCGCCGCTGCGGGTGAGCAGTACGACGTGGAACTCGACCTGCCCGCCCCCCGCATCGAGGTGACCGGCCGCAGCCTCGAGAAGAGCAGCCGCGTCGCGCTGACCGAGGCCGACGTGATCGTAACCGGCGGGCGCGGGGTGGGCAGCCCCGAGAACTTCGCCACCTACGTCGAGGGCCTCGCCGACCGCCTGGGTGCGGGTGTTGGCGCGACCCGCGCGGTCGTGGACGCGGGCTGGCGCCCCTACGCCGAGCAGGTAGGGCAGACCGGCAAGACCGTGCAGCCTAAGGCCTACGTCGCCCTGGGCGTGAGCGGCGCCGTGCAGCACCTCTCCGGCATGGGCAAGAGCAAGTACATCGTGGCGATCAACAAGGACGCCGAGGCCCCGATCTTCAAGGTCGCGGACTACGGCATCGTGGGCGACGTGAACCAGATTGTGCCCGCGCTTATCGAGGCCGCCCGCAAGTAG
- a CDS encoding carboxymuconolactone decarboxylase family protein yields the protein MTDGDQAGAEEGTETARRRIFGEQEDRILARLAALDPDLMRYVRDFAYDTVYERPGLDLKTKELIASALLVSLGSPTELRTHLRGALRAGATEAEVREMLLLCVPYLGFPRVVAAFTQLQALLDARRGEQEQEKAPTREE from the coding sequence ATGACGGACGGCGACCAGGCTGGGGCAGAGGAAGGCACCGAAACGGCCCGACGCCGGATTTTCGGTGAGCAGGAGGACCGCATCCTAGCCCGCCTCGCCGCCCTCGATCCCGACCTGATGCGCTATGTGCGCGACTTCGCCTACGACACCGTGTACGAGCGACCCGGCCTGGACCTGAAGACCAAGGAACTCATCGCTTCGGCCCTGCTCGTGTCGCTGGGCAGCCCCACCGAGTTGCGGACGCACCTGCGCGGCGCCCTGCGTGCTGGGGCGACCGAGGCGGAGGTCCGCGAGATGTTGCTGCTGTGCGTGCCCTACCTGGGTTTTCCCCGTGTGGTGGCCGCGTTCACGCAACTCCAAGCCCTGCTGGACGCCCGGCGGGGTGAGCAGGAACAGGAAAAAGCCCCCACCCGCGAGGAGTGA
- a CDS encoding electron transfer flavoprotein subunit beta/FixA family protein, translating into MKILTLVRQVPDAEARVKINAQQVDLEGATLVIDGMDEYGVEEALRLREGGANVEEIVALAVGPKRVEDALRTALAMGVDRAIHVETDEKLDPIALSGIVAQVAQAEGAGLVLVGGQEADWDSQALGAATAERLGWPQLTWTNELKVEGDTLTGRHDVDDGNESFRASLPAVVTTQQGLNEPRYPTLPNIMKAKRKELRKDDLATYGAQPRVRVVNSEIQTRARLNRMIDGKDPQAAAQQLLELLRNEAKVIA; encoded by the coding sequence ATGAAGATTCTGACCCTGGTACGCCAAGTGCCCGACGCGGAGGCCCGCGTGAAGATCAATGCCCAGCAGGTGGACCTGGAGGGCGCGACGCTCGTGATCGACGGCATGGACGAGTACGGCGTGGAGGAAGCCCTGCGCCTGCGCGAGGGCGGCGCGAACGTCGAGGAGATCGTCGCCCTGGCCGTCGGCCCCAAGCGGGTGGAGGACGCCCTGCGGACCGCCCTGGCGATGGGTGTGGACCGCGCCATCCATGTCGAGACGGACGAAAAGCTCGACCCCATCGCCCTGAGCGGCATCGTCGCGCAGGTGGCGCAGGCGGAGGGCGCCGGGCTCGTCCTGGTTGGCGGGCAGGAGGCCGACTGGGACAGCCAGGCGCTGGGGGCCGCGACCGCCGAGCGGCTGGGCTGGCCGCAACTGACCTGGACGAACGAGTTGAAGGTCGAGGGCGACACTCTGACCGGCCGCCACGACGTGGACGACGGCAACGAGAGCTTCCGCGCCTCTCTTCCCGCCGTGGTCACCACCCAGCAGGGCCTCAACGAGCCGCGCTACCCGACGCTGCCCAACATCATGAAGGCCAAGCGCAAGGAACTCCGCAAGGACGACCTCGCCACGTACGGCGCGCAGCCCCGTGTCCGGGTCGTGAACAGCGAGATTCAGACCCGCGCCCGCCTGAACAGGATGATCGACGGCAAGGACCCGCAGGCCGCCGCCCAGCAACTCCTCGAGCTCCTGCGGAACGAAGCGAAGGTGATCGCATGA
- a CDS encoding OmpH family outer membrane protein — protein MKMNAKALAPLALVAAFGLGTLAPHAQTTPQKIGFVNVQSILNAQDAGKQLGDLQKKADAELGDLQKQIQTIDAKGNAATAADKDKRAQLVSTYQARGKTYNDQMTALQPKLTAAEKAADTAISSVAKTNGYSIVMDSGVAAQGLVVYADNSTDLTSAALKALKP, from the coding sequence ATGAAGATGAACGCCAAGGCGCTCGCCCCCCTCGCCCTCGTGGCCGCATTCGGCCTGGGGACGCTGGCCCCGCACGCCCAGACCACCCCTCAGAAGATCGGCTTCGTGAATGTGCAGTCCATCCTCAATGCGCAGGATGCCGGGAAGCAGCTCGGCGACCTGCAGAAGAAGGCGGACGCTGAACTCGGCGACCTCCAGAAGCAGATTCAGACCATTGACGCCAAGGGCAACGCGGCGACCGCTGCCGACAAGGACAAGCGTGCCCAGCTTGTCAGCACCTACCAGGCGCGTGGCAAGACCTACAACGACCAGATGACGGCCCTCCAGCCCAAGCTCACGGCTGCGGAAAAGGCCGCCGACACGGCGATCAGCAGCGTCGCCAAGACCAACGGCTACAGCATCGTGATGGACAGCGGTGTGGCGGCCCAGGGTCTGGTCGTGTACGCGGACAACAGCACCGACCTGACGAGCGCGGCCCTCAAGGCCCTCAAGCCCTGA
- a CDS encoding OmpH family outer membrane protein — MRKAFLILPLALLATVPHAQQRKGRVGFVDVQQAVATLPGSSGYLSLSKKVDADLAKKQARIQQLATKAAATRSAADQQALGHAQRDFLATQKGHQSRLNTAFGPLAKKVNAAIASVAKSNGYSVVFDRRIAAQSKLVVYANTQATDLTAAVIKALKK, encoded by the coding sequence ATGAGAAAAGCATTCCTGATCCTGCCGCTCGCGCTGTTGGCGACCGTGCCGCACGCGCAGCAGCGCAAGGGCCGCGTCGGCTTCGTGGACGTGCAGCAGGCCGTGGCGACCCTGCCCGGCAGCAGCGGCTACCTCAGCCTGAGCAAGAAGGTAGACGCCGACCTGGCGAAGAAGCAGGCGAGGATTCAACAGCTCGCCACCAAGGCTGCCGCCACCCGCAGCGCCGCTGACCAGCAGGCCCTCGGCCACGCGCAGCGGGATTTCCTGGCGACCCAGAAGGGCCACCAGAGCCGCCTGAACACCGCGTTTGGGCCACTGGCAAAGAAGGTCAACGCAGCCATCGCCAGCGTGGCGAAGAGCAATGGCTACTCGGTCGTGTTTGATCGCCGCATCGCGGCCCAGTCCAAGCTGGTCGTATACGCTAATACCCAGGCGACCGACCTCACCGCCGCCGTCATCAAGGCGCTGAAGAAGTAA